A single region of the Serinus canaria isolate serCan28SL12 chromosome 1, serCan2020, whole genome shotgun sequence genome encodes:
- the LAG3 gene encoding lymphocyte activation gene 3 protein yields MRPVSLVLFLIFTLLPFTAGHILSGLLERRSREQKVWVREGSSAVLPCHLSPRKTRESSKQLPDKISVLWKRHGGSVHQEPQVVLEVGYSGLQKTAQLMKPRVSLQDSSLRNGNFSLRIIPVRSEDVGLYEAQVKYKTEVHSCHVELGVITVTLSPPNPVIESELLSMSCNSSHRASLVETCWFHNEHLGPTSRTFCFSSGTLSIFHPAMSDAGSWRCQLRFSDKEIISATFNLQILGFDGPTSPVVYAAAGSAADLPCSLSYLPRAFGKRVVTAHWSHLAGGHLEERGISQNLSSRSFPLHLPVVGPGDAGQYRCAVSVGHRTISRNVTLAVVTVTPSIQGPVSEGNRLLLICRLSHSQGHERFQWTRLDSAPTKSKLAVAARRSLEGHSSRMGPTLELPQVSQKDTGTWECSVYGPEGRLGAVEYDLQITGAQVSSAPSILSGQVTFGLTLTLFFLLAVCVVALALQKRARAPAFPALEGMFAANVPWKSMEEKQKGKIQQTEC; encoded by the exons ATGAGGCCAGTGTCCCTGGTGCTGTTCCTCATCTTCACTCTGCTGCCTTTCACTG CTGGCCACATCCTATCAGGATTAttggagaggagaagcagggagcagaaagTGTGGGTCAGAGAGGGGagttcagctgtgctgccctgccacTTGAGCCCCAGAAAGACACGGGAGAGCTCAAAGCAGCTGCCTGACAAGATATCTGTGTTGTGGAAGAGGCATGGGGGAAG TGTGCACCAGGAGCCACAGGTGGTGCTGGAAGTTGGGTACTCGGGCCTGCAGAAGACAGCACAGCTCATGAAGCCCCGGGTGTCACTCCAGGACTCCTCCTTACGCAATGGCAACTTCTCCCTGCGGATCATCCCGGTCCGGAGCGAGGATGTTGGGCTGTACGAGGCACAGGTGAAATACAAGACAGAGGTGCACAGCTGCCACGTGGAGCTGGGGGTGATCACAG TGACCCTCAGTCCACCCAACCCTGTGATAGAAAGTGAGCTGCTCTCGATGAGCTGCAACTCCAGCCACCGGGCCAGCCTTGTGGAGACATGCTGGTTCCACAACGAGCACCTGGGCCCCACCTCCAGGACCTTCTGCTTCTCATCTGGGACTCTCTCCATCTTCCATCCAGCCATGAGCGACGCGGGCTCCTGGCGCTGCCAGCTTCGGTTCTCTGATAAGGAGATCATTTCTGCCACGTTCAACCTGCAAATTCTAG GTTTTGATGGCCCAACCAGCCCTGTGGTCTAtgcagcagctggctctgcagccgATCTACCGTGCAGTCTGAGCTACCTTCCCAGAGCCTTTGGCAAGAGGGTGGTGACAGCCCACTGGAGCCACCTTGCAGGAGGACATTTGGAAGAGAGGGGCATCTCCCAGAacctgagcagcagaagcttCCCCCTGCATCTCCCCGTGGTGGGGCCGGGTGATGCAGGGCAGTACCGCTGCGCTGTCTCGGTGGGACACAGGACAATCAGCAGGAACGTGACCTTGGCTGTGGTTACAG TGACTCCGAGCATCCAAGGACCAGTTTCTGAGGGGAATCGTTTGCTGCTCATCTGCAGACTCTCTCACTCCCAGGGACACGAGCGTTTCCAGTGGACGCGCCTTGACTCAGCCCCCACTAAGAGCaagctggctgtggctgctcgCCGCAGCTTGGAGGGCCACAGCTCCCGAATGGGACCCACCTTGGAATTACCCCAGGTGTCACAAAAGGACACGGGCACCTGGGAATGCAGCGTGTATGGCCCAGAAGGGAGACTGGGAGCAGTGGAGTATGACCTGCAGATCACAG GTGCCCAGGTCTCCAGCGCTCCCTCTATCTTAAGTGGGCAGGTTACGTTTGGGCTCACACTCACCCTCTTCTTCCTGCTTGCCGTTTGTGTTGTGGCTCTGGCCCTACAAAAAAGG GCACgggctcctgccttcccagcactggaggggaTGTTTGCAGCCAATGTGCCATGGAAGTCCatggaggagaagcagaaagggAAGATCCAGCAAACGGAGTGCTGA